Proteins from a single region of Bos javanicus breed banteng chromosome 7, ARS-OSU_banteng_1.0, whole genome shotgun sequence:
- the S1PR4 gene encoding sphingosine 1-phosphate receptor 4: protein MNATGTPTGDPESCQLLAAGGHSRLIVLHYNHSGRLAGRAGAEEVGLGVLRGLFVAVSCLVVLENMLVLVAIASRMRSRRWVYYCLVNITLSDLLTGAAYLANVLLSGAHTFRLAPSQWFLREGLLFMALAASTFSLLFTAGERFATMVRPVAESGATKRGRVCSFIGLCWLLAALLGLLPLLGWNCVCAFQRCSSLLPLYSKDYILFCVVVFACILATIMVLYGAIFRVVRANGQKAPSTPARRKARRLLKTVLMILVAFVVCWGPLFGLLLADIFGSNVWAQEYLRGMDWILALAVLNSAVNPIIYSFRSREVCRAVVGFLCGACLRLGLRGPGDCLAQAVEAHSAASNTDSSLRPRDSFRGSRSHSFRMREPLTSVSSVRSV from the coding sequence ATGAACGCCACGGGGACCCCGACGGGGGACCCCGAGTCCTGCCAGCTGCTGGCGGCCGGCGGGCACAGCCGGCTCATCGTCCTGCACTACAACCACTCGGGGCGGCTGGCGGGGCGCGCCGGGGCGGAGGAGGTCGGCCTGGGGGTGCTTCGAGGGCTGTTCGTGGCCGTGAGCTGCCTGGTGGTGCTGGAAAACATGCTGGTGCTGGTGGCCATTGCCAGCCGCATGCGCTCCCGGCGCTGGGTCTACTACTGCCTCGTGAACATCACGCTCAGCGACCTGCTCACCGGCGCCGCGTACCTGGCCAACGTGCTGCTGTCGGGGGCGCACACCTTCCGCCTGGCGCCGTCCCAGTGGTTCCTGCGCGAGGGCCTGCTCTTCATGGCGCTGGCCGCCTCCACCTTCAGCCTGCTCTTCACGGCCGGCGAGCGTTTCGCCACCATGGTGCGGCCGGTGGCCGAGAGCGGGGCCACCAAGCGGGGCCGCGTGTGCAGCTTCATCGGGCTGTGCTGGCTGCTGGCGGCGCTCCTCGGCCTGCTGCCCCTGCTCGGCTGGAACTGCGTGTGCGCCTTCCAACGTTGCTCCAGTCTCCTCCCGCTCTACTCCAAGGACTACATCCTCTTCTGCGTAGTGGTCTTCGCTTGCATCCTGGCCACCATCATGGTGCTCTACGGGGCCATCTTCCGAGTGGTGCGCGCCAATGGGCAGAAGGCGCCCAGCACCCCGGCGCGCCGCAAGGCCCGCCGGCTGCTCAAGACGGTACTTATGATCCTGGTGGCCTTCGTGGTGTGCTGGGGCCCGCTTTTCGGCCTGCTGCTGGCCGATATCTTCGGCTCCAACGTCTGGGCGCAGGAGTACCTGAGGGGCATGGACTGGATCCTGGCACTGGCCGTGCTCAACTCGGCGGTCAACCCCATCATCTACTCCTTCCGAAGCCGGGAGGTGTGCCGGGCCGTGGTGGGCTTCCTGTGCGGTGCATGTCTCCGGCTAGGGCTTCGAGGGCCTGGGGACTGCCTGGCTCAGGCCGTCGAGGCCCACTCTGCAGCCTCCAACACCGACAGCTCACTGAGGCCGAGGGACAGCTTTCGGGGTTCTCGATCGCACAGCTTCCGGATGCGGGAGCCCCTGACCAGTGTCTCTAGCGTGCGGAGTGTCTGA